One genomic window of Leopardus geoffroyi isolate Oge1 chromosome C3, O.geoffroyi_Oge1_pat1.0, whole genome shotgun sequence includes the following:
- the PKLR gene encoding pyruvate kinase PKLR isoform X1: MSWGNVFNLPQPLSPSLESGDTCRARNGTCPTGSLEPGPAGYLRRVGGAQLAHELGTAFFERQQLSAAMADTFLEHLCLLDIDSEPVAARSTCIIATVGPASQSVERLKEMIKAGMNIARLNFSHGSHEYHAQSIANIREAVQSFATSPLSYRPVAIALDTKGPEIRTGVLRGGPETEVELVKGSRVLVTVDPAFRTRGDASTVWVDYPNIVKVVSVGSRIYIDDGLISLQVQKIGPEGLETHVENGGVLGSRKGVNLPGTQVDLPGLSEQDARDLRFGVEHEVDIVFASFVRKASDVAAIREVLGPEGRNIKIISKIENHEGVKRFDEILEVSDGIMVARGDLGIEIPPEKVFLAQKMMIGRCNLAGKPVVCATQMLESMIAKPRPTRAETSDVANAVLDGADCIMLSGETAKGKFPVEAVKMQHAIAREAEAAIYHRQLFEELRRVAPLSRDPTEVTAIGAVEASFKCCAAAIVVLSKSGRSAQLLSRYRPRAMVIAVTRSAQAARQAHLFRGVFPVLYSKPPEAIWADDVDHRVQFGIESGKLHGFLRVGDLVIVVTGWRPGSGYTNIMRVLSVS, translated from the exons ATGAGCTGGGGCAATGTATTTAATCTTCCTCAacccctgtctccttctctggaaAGTGGGGACACTTGTAGAGCACGTAATGGTACTTGCCCCACAGGATCCTTGGAACCAG GGCCAGCCGGGTACCTACGGCGGGTCGGCGGGGCCCAGCTGGCCCACGAGCTGGGCACCGCCTTCTTCGAGCGGCAGCAGCTGTCGGCCGCCATGGCGGACACCTTCCTGGAGCACCTGTGCCTGCTGGACATCGACTCGGAGCCCGTGGCCGCCCGCAGCACCTGCATCATCGCCACCGTCG GGCCGGCCTCGCAGTCGGTGGAGCGCCTCAAGGAGATGATCAAGGCCGGGATGAACATTGCGCGCCTCAACTTCTCGCACGGCTCCCATGAg TACCACGCTCAGTCCATCGCCAACATCCGGGAGGCCGTGCAGAGCTTTGCAACTTCTCCGCTCAGCTACCGACCCGTGGCCATCGCTCTGGACACCAAGGGACCCGAGATACGCACCGGGGTCCTGCGGGGG GGCCCCGAGACCGAAGTGGAGCTAGTGAAGGGCTCCCGGGTGCTGGTGACCGTGGACCCGGCGTTCCGGACGCGGGGGGACGCGAGCACCGTGTGGGTAGACTACCCCAATATCGTCAAGGTCGTGTCGGTGGGGAGCCGCATCTACATAGACGACGGGCTCATCTCCCTCCAGGTGCAGAAAATCG GCCCGGAGGGGCTGGAGACCCACGTGGAGAACGGCGGCGTCCTGGGCAGCCGCAAGGGCGTGAACCTGCCCGGAACCCAGGTGGACCTGCCGGGGCTGTCCGAGCAGGATGCCCGGGACCTGCGCTTCGGGGTGGAGCATGAGGTAGACATCGTGTTTGCCTCCTTTGTGCGGAAAGCCAGTGACGTGGCTGCCATCCGGGAAGTTCTGGGGCCGGAAGGACGGAACATCAAGATCATTAGCAAAATCGAGAACCACGAAGGCGTGAAGAG GTTTGATGAGATCCTGGAGGTGAGCGACGGCATCATGGTGGCTCGAGGAGACCTGGGCATCGAGATCCCACCTGAGAAGGTTTTCCTGGCTCAGAAGATGATGATCGGACGCTGCAACCTGGCGGGCAAGCCCGTTGTGTGTGCCACGCAG ATGCTGGAGAGCATGATCGCCAAGCCCCGGCCGACTCGGGCAGAGACGAGCGATGTAGCGAACGCTGTGCTGGATGGGGCGGACTGCATCATGCTGTCGGGGGAGACCGCCAAGGGCAAATTTCCCGTGGAGGCAGTAAAGATGCAGCACGCG ATCGCCCGGGAGGCCGAGGCTGCCATCTACCACCGGCAGCTGTTTGAGGAGCTGCGCCGGGTGGCGCCACTGAGCCGGGATCCCACTGAGGTCACTGCCATCGGCGCGGTGGAGGCCTCCTTCAAGTGCTGTGCTGCTGCCATTGTCGTGCTGAGCAAGTCTGGCCG CTCAGCACAGCTGCTGTCTCGGTACCGACCTCGGGCAATGGTCATTGCCGTCACCCGCTCTGCCCAGGCTGCCCGGCAGGCCCACCTGTTCCGAGGGGTCTTCCCCGTGCTCTACAGTAAACCTCCAGAGGCCATCTGGGCAGACGATGTGGATCACCGGGTCCAATTTGGCATTGAGAGTG GAAAGCTCCATGGCTTCCTCCGCGTTGGGGACCTGGTGATTGTGGTGACAGGCTGGCGACCTGGCTCTGGCTACACCAACATCATGCGGGTGCTGAGCGTGTCCTGA
- the PKLR gene encoding pyruvate kinase PKLR isoform X2: protein MSRRENVPPQDVWSRISNSLRDFINTILIGAPGGPAGYLRRVGGAQLAHELGTAFFERQQLSAAMADTFLEHLCLLDIDSEPVAARSTCIIATVGPASQSVERLKEMIKAGMNIARLNFSHGSHEYHAQSIANIREAVQSFATSPLSYRPVAIALDTKGPEIRTGVLRGGPETEVELVKGSRVLVTVDPAFRTRGDASTVWVDYPNIVKVVSVGSRIYIDDGLISLQVQKIGPEGLETHVENGGVLGSRKGVNLPGTQVDLPGLSEQDARDLRFGVEHEVDIVFASFVRKASDVAAIREVLGPEGRNIKIISKIENHEGVKRFDEILEVSDGIMVARGDLGIEIPPEKVFLAQKMMIGRCNLAGKPVVCATQMLESMIAKPRPTRAETSDVANAVLDGADCIMLSGETAKGKFPVEAVKMQHAIAREAEAAIYHRQLFEELRRVAPLSRDPTEVTAIGAVEASFKCCAAAIVVLSKSGRSAQLLSRYRPRAMVIAVTRSAQAARQAHLFRGVFPVLYSKPPEAIWADDVDHRVQFGIESGKLHGFLRVGDLVIVVTGWRPGSGYTNIMRVLSVS, encoded by the exons ATGTCCCGCCGGGAGAATGTGCCACCCCAGGACGTTTGGTCAAGGATCTCGAATTCCCTAAGGGACTTCATAAATACCATCCTGATTGGGGCTCCAGGAG GGCCAGCCGGGTACCTACGGCGGGTCGGCGGGGCCCAGCTGGCCCACGAGCTGGGCACCGCCTTCTTCGAGCGGCAGCAGCTGTCGGCCGCCATGGCGGACACCTTCCTGGAGCACCTGTGCCTGCTGGACATCGACTCGGAGCCCGTGGCCGCCCGCAGCACCTGCATCATCGCCACCGTCG GGCCGGCCTCGCAGTCGGTGGAGCGCCTCAAGGAGATGATCAAGGCCGGGATGAACATTGCGCGCCTCAACTTCTCGCACGGCTCCCATGAg TACCACGCTCAGTCCATCGCCAACATCCGGGAGGCCGTGCAGAGCTTTGCAACTTCTCCGCTCAGCTACCGACCCGTGGCCATCGCTCTGGACACCAAGGGACCCGAGATACGCACCGGGGTCCTGCGGGGG GGCCCCGAGACCGAAGTGGAGCTAGTGAAGGGCTCCCGGGTGCTGGTGACCGTGGACCCGGCGTTCCGGACGCGGGGGGACGCGAGCACCGTGTGGGTAGACTACCCCAATATCGTCAAGGTCGTGTCGGTGGGGAGCCGCATCTACATAGACGACGGGCTCATCTCCCTCCAGGTGCAGAAAATCG GCCCGGAGGGGCTGGAGACCCACGTGGAGAACGGCGGCGTCCTGGGCAGCCGCAAGGGCGTGAACCTGCCCGGAACCCAGGTGGACCTGCCGGGGCTGTCCGAGCAGGATGCCCGGGACCTGCGCTTCGGGGTGGAGCATGAGGTAGACATCGTGTTTGCCTCCTTTGTGCGGAAAGCCAGTGACGTGGCTGCCATCCGGGAAGTTCTGGGGCCGGAAGGACGGAACATCAAGATCATTAGCAAAATCGAGAACCACGAAGGCGTGAAGAG GTTTGATGAGATCCTGGAGGTGAGCGACGGCATCATGGTGGCTCGAGGAGACCTGGGCATCGAGATCCCACCTGAGAAGGTTTTCCTGGCTCAGAAGATGATGATCGGACGCTGCAACCTGGCGGGCAAGCCCGTTGTGTGTGCCACGCAG ATGCTGGAGAGCATGATCGCCAAGCCCCGGCCGACTCGGGCAGAGACGAGCGATGTAGCGAACGCTGTGCTGGATGGGGCGGACTGCATCATGCTGTCGGGGGAGACCGCCAAGGGCAAATTTCCCGTGGAGGCAGTAAAGATGCAGCACGCG ATCGCCCGGGAGGCCGAGGCTGCCATCTACCACCGGCAGCTGTTTGAGGAGCTGCGCCGGGTGGCGCCACTGAGCCGGGATCCCACTGAGGTCACTGCCATCGGCGCGGTGGAGGCCTCCTTCAAGTGCTGTGCTGCTGCCATTGTCGTGCTGAGCAAGTCTGGCCG CTCAGCACAGCTGCTGTCTCGGTACCGACCTCGGGCAATGGTCATTGCCGTCACCCGCTCTGCCCAGGCTGCCCGGCAGGCCCACCTGTTCCGAGGGGTCTTCCCCGTGCTCTACAGTAAACCTCCAGAGGCCATCTGGGCAGACGATGTGGATCACCGGGTCCAATTTGGCATTGAGAGTG GAAAGCTCCATGGCTTCCTCCGCGTTGGGGACCTGGTGATTGTGGTGACAGGCTGGCGACCTGGCTCTGGCTACACCAACATCATGCGGGTGCTGAGCGTGTCCTGA
- the PKLR gene encoding pyruvate kinase PKLR isoform X3, with protein MDGPAGYLRRVGGAQLAHELGTAFFERQQLSAAMADTFLEHLCLLDIDSEPVAARSTCIIATVGPASQSVERLKEMIKAGMNIARLNFSHGSHEYHAQSIANIREAVQSFATSPLSYRPVAIALDTKGPEIRTGVLRGGPETEVELVKGSRVLVTVDPAFRTRGDASTVWVDYPNIVKVVSVGSRIYIDDGLISLQVQKIGPEGLETHVENGGVLGSRKGVNLPGTQVDLPGLSEQDARDLRFGVEHEVDIVFASFVRKASDVAAIREVLGPEGRNIKIISKIENHEGVKRFDEILEVSDGIMVARGDLGIEIPPEKVFLAQKMMIGRCNLAGKPVVCATQMLESMIAKPRPTRAETSDVANAVLDGADCIMLSGETAKGKFPVEAVKMQHAIAREAEAAIYHRQLFEELRRVAPLSRDPTEVTAIGAVEASFKCCAAAIVVLSKSGRSAQLLSRYRPRAMVIAVTRSAQAARQAHLFRGVFPVLYSKPPEAIWADDVDHRVQFGIESGKLHGFLRVGDLVIVVTGWRPGSGYTNIMRVLSVS; from the exons ATGGACG GGCCAGCCGGGTACCTACGGCGGGTCGGCGGGGCCCAGCTGGCCCACGAGCTGGGCACCGCCTTCTTCGAGCGGCAGCAGCTGTCGGCCGCCATGGCGGACACCTTCCTGGAGCACCTGTGCCTGCTGGACATCGACTCGGAGCCCGTGGCCGCCCGCAGCACCTGCATCATCGCCACCGTCG GGCCGGCCTCGCAGTCGGTGGAGCGCCTCAAGGAGATGATCAAGGCCGGGATGAACATTGCGCGCCTCAACTTCTCGCACGGCTCCCATGAg TACCACGCTCAGTCCATCGCCAACATCCGGGAGGCCGTGCAGAGCTTTGCAACTTCTCCGCTCAGCTACCGACCCGTGGCCATCGCTCTGGACACCAAGGGACCCGAGATACGCACCGGGGTCCTGCGGGGG GGCCCCGAGACCGAAGTGGAGCTAGTGAAGGGCTCCCGGGTGCTGGTGACCGTGGACCCGGCGTTCCGGACGCGGGGGGACGCGAGCACCGTGTGGGTAGACTACCCCAATATCGTCAAGGTCGTGTCGGTGGGGAGCCGCATCTACATAGACGACGGGCTCATCTCCCTCCAGGTGCAGAAAATCG GCCCGGAGGGGCTGGAGACCCACGTGGAGAACGGCGGCGTCCTGGGCAGCCGCAAGGGCGTGAACCTGCCCGGAACCCAGGTGGACCTGCCGGGGCTGTCCGAGCAGGATGCCCGGGACCTGCGCTTCGGGGTGGAGCATGAGGTAGACATCGTGTTTGCCTCCTTTGTGCGGAAAGCCAGTGACGTGGCTGCCATCCGGGAAGTTCTGGGGCCGGAAGGACGGAACATCAAGATCATTAGCAAAATCGAGAACCACGAAGGCGTGAAGAG GTTTGATGAGATCCTGGAGGTGAGCGACGGCATCATGGTGGCTCGAGGAGACCTGGGCATCGAGATCCCACCTGAGAAGGTTTTCCTGGCTCAGAAGATGATGATCGGACGCTGCAACCTGGCGGGCAAGCCCGTTGTGTGTGCCACGCAG ATGCTGGAGAGCATGATCGCCAAGCCCCGGCCGACTCGGGCAGAGACGAGCGATGTAGCGAACGCTGTGCTGGATGGGGCGGACTGCATCATGCTGTCGGGGGAGACCGCCAAGGGCAAATTTCCCGTGGAGGCAGTAAAGATGCAGCACGCG ATCGCCCGGGAGGCCGAGGCTGCCATCTACCACCGGCAGCTGTTTGAGGAGCTGCGCCGGGTGGCGCCACTGAGCCGGGATCCCACTGAGGTCACTGCCATCGGCGCGGTGGAGGCCTCCTTCAAGTGCTGTGCTGCTGCCATTGTCGTGCTGAGCAAGTCTGGCCG CTCAGCACAGCTGCTGTCTCGGTACCGACCTCGGGCAATGGTCATTGCCGTCACCCGCTCTGCCCAGGCTGCCCGGCAGGCCCACCTGTTCCGAGGGGTCTTCCCCGTGCTCTACAGTAAACCTCCAGAGGCCATCTGGGCAGACGATGTGGATCACCGGGTCCAATTTGGCATTGAGAGTG GAAAGCTCCATGGCTTCCTCCGCGTTGGGGACCTGGTGATTGTGGTGACAGGCTGGCGACCTGGCTCTGGCTACACCAACATCATGCGGGTGCTGAGCGTGTCCTGA